A window of the Megalopta genalis isolate 19385.01 chromosome 2, iyMegGena1_principal, whole genome shotgun sequence genome harbors these coding sequences:
- the LOC117226572 gene encoding uncharacterized protein LOC117226572, with translation MATMTSRKSVPALYRCLILAGAICCSSCQSVTSGADNKPGQNESKPRVFSPRMDYDEWTPLGRGDPLKNNPTFDYVPPVLDRVQYWLDSHTTESSLKRDVLVLGVTAKKTSPKIPEQFLKFVDGPKFTKTASQETAPYRNDFTGSGGAEPPKLLRTTSFRNGPTMDYRNQNRIQSMPASYYPSPFYGHKSKPYTMMLPPPLLQKDKIVSFVEPTQQFSTQTEEGPVLREPSQFYVPSKGYNGHPPPPPTKSQSQSQSQSQPQSQSFKSVGKGGHVVVSQVETIKSLQQASSTPQPQKSRPESVTAPSVSFEKSNLIYQSTQTVSSGWPNSAIVQSTPSTASDQPLWQGHDYNRDRYELDHHVAASSNHHEVVVDQQNANIIVDGDSGENEEVIVGQKEAVPSLPAPLAADFASSGDQTHAETEEKMHIVLANASGSSEIDKAPVAVVMPTNYSEKKPSFPTFPETGSPEASPTAEPEAASNRRPEPSRNAAAGSPMMSEESVQHQSVQFPGMMPNRMMQPHRQPYPEPGPLSGPFSGAVLGPVARPQSGSMHAFAFPQAPLQSMMHPQPRPNHAMMQFLGSMRPGVGFRVPSPMGMFPPMTHIHAPPVKSHHPMEPHQQEFSMTFTESPVASSLSGQLVELGMEEDRHRSRLPDTTAPIATTPSPLPPTISSMEHSSTQNSPLGSILTKEKEEETPPATPSPQQVTTVQSLTTDPIFSHYKQPAKPIRGPMYLIIQGHSKVKTYKPTVTKHGLPLAKSETKETVTERQLSKFEQFIKENTKSGNASAAAAEKKKAEEKARAEKIAQARQNSLMSLVESGLGSFAVSPSPSSPSSSSSSSPSSSATLPGEEEYQPNSVTTIEINGN, from the exons ATGGCCACG ATGACCAGCAGGAAATCGGTCCCTGCTCTCTACCGATGCCTCATCCTGGCGGGAGCGATCTGCTGCTCGTCCTGCCAGAGCGTCACCTCCGGAGCCGACAACAAGCCTG GCCAGAACGAGAGCAAACCTCGCGTCTTCTCCCCTCGAATGGACTACGACGAGTGGACTCCGTTGGGCCGCGGTGACCCCTTGAAGAACAACCCGACTTTCGACTACGTTCCCCCGGTGCTGGACAGAGTGCAATACTGGCTGGACTCTCACACGACGGAATCGTCGTTGAAGCGGGACGTGCTGGTTCTCGGTGTGACGGCGAAGAAGACCAGCCCGAAGATACCGGAGCAGTTCCTCAAGTTCGTGGACGGTCCGAAGTTCACGAAGACGGCGAGCCAGGAAACGGCTCCGTATCGGAACGACTTCACCGGAAGCGGAGGAGCCGAGCCGCCGAAGTTGCTGAGAACGACGAGCTTCCGGAACGGGCCGACGATGGACTACAGAAACCAGAACCGGATCCAATCGATGCCCGCCAGCTATTATCCCAGCCCGTTCTACGGGCACAAGTCGAAGCCGTACACGATGATGTTGCCGCCGCCGTTGCTGCAGAAGGACAAGATCGTGAGCTTCGTGGAGCCGACGCAGCAGTTCAGCACGCAGACGGAGGAGGGACCGGTGCTCCGGGAGCCCTCGCAGTTCTACGTGCCTTCGAAGGGCTACAACGGccatcctcctcctcctccgacCAAATCCCAGTCCCAGTCCCAGTCCCAGTCCCAACCGCAGTCCCAGAGCTTCAAATCGGTCGGCAAAGGAGGCCACGTCGTGGTGTCGCAGGTGGAGACGATCAAGAGCTTGCAGCAGGCGTCGTCCACTCCTCAGCCGCAAAAGTCACGGCCGGAGTCCGTGACGGCACCCTCGGTGTCCTTCGAGAAGTCCAACCTGATCTACCAATCCACGCAAACCGTCTCCAGCGGCTGGCCCAACAGCGCCATCGTCCAGTCGACGCCCAGCACCGCGTCGGATCAGCCTCTCTGGCAGGGCCACGACTACAACCGCGATCGCTACGAGCTGGACCATCATGTGGCAGCGTCCTCGAACCATCATGAGGTGGTGGTAGATCAACAGAACGCCAACATAATCGTCGACGGGGACAGCGGCGAGAACGAGGAGGTGATCGTGGGACAGAAGGAGGCGGTCCCGTCGCTGCCGGCTCCCTTGGCGGCCGATTTCGCTTCGAGCGGCGATCAGACGCACGCGGAGACCGAGGAGAAGATGCACATAGTCCTCGCGAACGCCTCTGGCAGCTCGGAGATCGACAAGGCCCCCGTGGCGGTGGTGATGCCGACCAACTACTCGGAGAAGAAGCCTAGCTTCCCGACTTTCCCTGAGACCGGCTCTCCCGAAGCCTCGCCGACCGCGGAACCGGAAGCGGCGAGCAATCGCCGGCCGGAACCATCCAGAAACGCTGCGGCTGGATCTCCGATGATGTCCGAGGAGTCTGTTCAACATCAGTCCGTGCAGTTCCCCGGGATGATGCCCAACAGGATGATGCAGCCTCATAGGCAGCCTTATCCCGAACCTGGTCCACTTTCTGGCCCATTTTCCGGAGCGGTCCTTGGACCGGTTGCTCGGCCGCAGTCGGGCTCGATGCACGCGTTCGCATTTCCGCAGGCGCCTCTTCAGTCCATGATGCACCCTCAACCCAGGCCCAACCACGCGATGATGCAGTTCCTGGGCAGCATGCGACCCGGCGTCGGGTTCAGAGTGCCGAGTCCAATGGGGATGTTCCCGCCCATGACGCACATCCACGCGCCTCCCGTCAAGAGCCACCACCCCATGGAGCCCCATCAGCAAGAGTTCTCGATGACGTTCACAGAGTCCCCGGTGGCCTCTTCCTTGAGCGGACAGCTCGTTGAATTAGGAATGGAGGAGGACCGGCATAGATCCCGCTTGCCGGACACCACCGCCCCGATCGCCACCACGCCGAGTCCTCTTCCGCCTACGATCTCCAGCATGGAGCACAGCTCCACGCAAAACTCTCCGCTGGGCTCTATTCTGACCAAGGAGAAGGAAGAGGAGACTCCGCCGGCGACGCCTTCGCCGCAGCAAGTGACCACCGTTCAGAGCCTGACCACGGACCCGATATTCTCGCACTACAAGCAGCCGGCGAAGCCCATACGCGGGCCCATGTACCTCATTATCCAGGGTCACTCCAAGGTCAAGACCTACAAGCCCACGGTGACCAAGCACGGCCTGCCGCTGGCCAAGAGCGAGACCAAGGAGACGGTTACGGAGAGGCAGTTGTCCAAGTTCGAGCAGTTCATCAAGGAGAACACGAAGAGCGGAAACGCGAGCGCGGCCGCCGCGGAGAAGAAGAAGGCCGAGGAGAAGGCCAGGGCTGAGAAAATCGCGCAAGCTCGCCAGAACAGTCTGATGAGCCTCGTCGAGAGCGGATTGGGCAGCTTCGCGGTGTCGCCCTCGCCGTCCTcgccgtcctcgtcctcgtcttcGTCGCCTTCGTCGTCGGCCACGCTGCCCGGCGAAGAGGAGTACCAGCCGAATTCCGTGACCACCATCGAGATCAATGGGAACTAG
- the LOC117226496 gene encoding ubiquitin-conjugating enzyme E2 J1, with protein MSFEGKYNAKSPAVKRLMREAQELHEATEEYCASPLEDNLFEWHFTVQGPPSTDFEGGVYHGRILLPPEYPMKPPNIILLTPNGRFEINKKICLSISGHHPETWQPSWSIRTALLALIAFMPTPGNGTIGSLDYSNEERQKLAKKSLNWQCETCGKVVNLLSKTKAKTPITEEERTMLDTIALKADDSPSSDSSFMTNAESTPENELRQRNVESSSTENQDRQQSDVIVNQQVETMSSSNDLFWSILIASLVSAIILLVLRRLFLV; from the exons ATGTCATTTGAAGGGAAATACAACGCCAAAAGTCCCG CTGTGAAGAGACTAATGCGAGAAGCTCAAGAGCTGCACGAGGCAACGGAGGAGTATTGTGCTTCACCGTTGGAGGATAATTTGTTCGAATGGCATTTCACGGTGCAAGGACCACCGTCAACAGATTTCGAGGGTGGTGTCTACCATGGTAGAATCCTACTGCCACCAGAATACCCCATGAAACCaccgaatattatattattaaca CCTAACGGCCGCTTTGAAATCAACAAAAAGATATGTCTCAGTATCTCTGGACATCATCCGGAAACGTGGCAGCCCTCTTGGAGCATCAGAACGGCTCTATTGGCATTGATCGCTTTTATGCCAACACCAGGGAACGGGACAATCGGTTCTTTAGATTACAGTAACGAGGAGAGACAGAAACTCGCGAAAAA GTCTTTGAATTGGCAATGCGAGACTTGCGGTAAGGTGGTCAATCTGCTGTCCAAAACTAAAGCTAAAACGCCTATTACGGAAGAAGAACGGACAATGTTAGATACAATTGCCTTGAAG GCTGATGATTCGCCCTCGTCGGATTCGAGTTTCATGACCAACGCAGAGAGCACTCCGGAAAACGAGCTACGACAACGTAACGTCGAATCGTCTTCTACAGAAAATCAGGATCGACAGCAATCCGATGTCATAGTAAATCAACAAGTAGAGACAATGTCATCTTCTAACGATTTGTTTTGGAGCATTCTGATCGCTTCGCTAGTGTCTGCGATAATTCTCCTCGTTTTGCGGCGACTATTTCTTGtttaa
- the LOC117226497 gene encoding uncharacterized protein LOC117226497, which translates to MGACFGRCISEVTDSLSYRFYQRHTSMSFQGDEQVEFIDDKGDADQSRGSKTLLSFLSLNRFKKKHGVPVTLELLEDGGWAKGSKKYARLHSRNNASTSSGLDTPLQILDARILMKQQACVSSTPGSSLDLEWEHEGMPLPVMEDENVESNDGSITQTSVHNSQPSSLTASPWSRVSTPNSLEWDPIEADMVCVDIETEQLLTEIERLTDRALKETGEWASTR; encoded by the exons ATGGGGGCCTGTTTCGGCCGCTGCATCTCCGAAGTTACAGACTCCTTATCGTACAG GTTTTACCAAAGGCACACCAGTATGTCCTTCCAAGGAGACGAACAAGTTGAG TTTATAGATGACAAAGGAGATGCGGATCAATCTAGAGGATCAAAAAC CCTGTTATCGTTTCTCTCCTTAAATCGATTCAAG AAAAAACATGGAGTCCCTGTAACATTGGAATTATTAGAAGACGGGGGTTGGGCCAAGGGGAGTAAGAAGTATGCCAGATTACATTCACGAAATAATGCTTCAACAAG TTCTGGACTTGATACTCCGCTTCAAATTCTCGATGCAAGGATATTAATGAAACAACAAGCATGCGTCTCTTCTACTCCTGGTTCGTCTTTGGACTTGGAATGGGAACACGAAG GTATGCCCCTACCGGTTATGGAGGACGAGAACGTCGAAAGCAACGACGGTTCCATAACTCAAACATCGGTTCACAATAGTCAACCCTCTAGCTTGACGGCATCTCCTTGGTCTAGAGTGTCTACACCAAATAGTTTAGAATGGGATCCGATCGAAGCGGATATGGTATGCGTTGATATAGAGACTGAGCAGCTTTTGACTGAGATAGAAAGATTAACAGACAGAGCATTAAAAGAGACGGGCGAATGGGCTAGCACTAGGTga
- the LOC117226490 gene encoding bis(5'-adenosyl)-triphosphatase enpp4 isoform X3, giving the protein MNAVVTFTLIFIVLLNARYGLLISQHPKLLVVSYDAFRYDYFNKNLTPFMKKLKHESTYADYIMNIFVTKTFPNHHSMATGLYAETHGVVDSVFYDPVSGNTTKYSYNLYHYNNRVLPIWTVNEKAGAQRRSGTMMWPGGIYEYQGISPTFAHNFNETTPWEERIDTLLSWFIHPNRPINFGILYIEEPDFHGHIYGINGPVFDNILRKLDNITKYLHHKIEQHGLHDLNVVHLSDHGMAAVKLDRIIDLTKYINSSDYKFVGTSPGLHIFPNPGKADAIYQALKEAAEKTMTFKVYKREEIPQKYHYGNNTRVGPIFVIAEVGYAFQNLLETIDYYKKTYNITVNSESEFGLHGYDNAAREMHPFFFAKGPAFMPKCKLKPFNNIDLFPLFCKILDVECPAVNGTLSHITKCLKKHQEDVTVIAYRMITIATTISMTLVGIIAAIVMFYIKKRRLGTRSYGTYYPVVG; this is encoded by the exons ATGAATGCTGTAGTGACATTTActttaatatttattgttttacTTAATGCCAGATATGGATTGTTGATATCGCAACATCCAAAACTATTGGTGGTATCTTACGATGCTTTCAG ATATGACTACTTCAATAAGAATCTGACACCTTTCATGAAGAAATTGAAACATGAAAGCACCTATGCAGATTATATAATGAATATCTTTGTCACAAAAACTTTTCCCAATCATCACAGCATGGCCACAGGATTATATGcagaaacacatggtgtagtagACAGCGTGTTCTATGACCCTGTTTCTGGGAACACTACCAAATACTCTTACAATTTATATCATTATAACAACCGAGTGCTTCCTATATGG ACTGTTAACGAGAAGGCAGGAGCACAAAGGAGAAGTGGCACAATGATGTGGCCTGGTGGAATTTATGAATATCAAGGAATCTCACCCACATTTGCGCat AATTTCAACGAGACTACACCTTGGGAAGAGAGAATAGACACTTTATTATCATGGTTCATTCATCCCAATCGTCCAATAAACTTTGGTATATTGTATATCGAAGAACCAGATTTCCATGGTCATATCTATGGGATAAATGGTCCTGTGTTTGACAACATTCTGAGGAAATTAGACAACATAACAAAGTATTTGCATCATAAAATAGAACAACATGGTTTGCATGATTTAAACGTTGTTCATTTAAGCGATCATGGTATGGCAGCTGTTAAGTTGGACAGGATAATAGATCTAACAAAGTATATAAACAGTTCTGACTATAAATTCGTGGGTACTTCGCCGGGTTTACACATTTTTCCTAATCCTG GTAAAGCAGATGCTATTTATCAAGCATTGAAAGAAGCTGCAGAAAAAACAATGACGTTCAAGGTCTATAAGAGAGAAGAGATTCCTCAAAAGTACCATTACGGAAACAATACTCGTGTTGGTCCGATTTTTGTTATTGCAGAAGTGGGATATGCGTTCCAGAATCTACTTGAAACCATAGATTATTATAAGAAGACGTACAATATTACAG TAAACAGTGAGTCAGAGTTTGGTTTGCATGGCTACGACAACGCGGCGCGAGAAATGCATCCATTCTTCTTCGCAAAAGGTCCTGCATTTATGCCTAAGTGCAAACTGAAACCTTTTAACAATATAGATCTATTCCCTCTATTTTGTAAGATACTCGATGTAGAGTGCCCTGCGGTAAATGGTACTTTATCACATATAACTAAGTGCCTTAAGAAGCATCAAGAGGATGTAACAGTAATTGCTTACAGAATGATAA CCATAGCTACTACTATCTCGATGACGTTGGTGGGAATCATAGCAGCGATAGTAATGTTTTATATAAAGAAACGTCGATTGGGTACAAGGAGTTACGG GACATATTATCCAGTGGTTGGATAA
- the LOC117226490 gene encoding bis(5'-adenosyl)-triphosphatase enpp4 isoform X1, with the protein MNAVVTFTLIFIVLLNARYGLLISQHPKLLVVSYDAFRYDYFNKNLTPFMKKLKHESTYADYIMNIFVTKTFPNHHSMATGLYAETHGVVDSVFYDPVSGNTTKYSYNLYHYNNRVLPIWTVNEKAGAQRRSGTMMWPGGIYEYQGISPTFAHNFNETTPWEERIDTLLSWFIHPNRPINFGILYIEEPDFHGHIYGINGPVFDNILRKLDNITKYLHHKIEQHGLHDLNVVHLSDHGMAAVKLDRIIDLTKYINSSDYKFVGTSPGLHIFPNPGKADAIYQALKEAAEKTMTFKVYKREEIPQKYHYGNNTRVGPIFVIAEVGYAFQNLLETIDYYKKTYNITVNSESEFGLHGYDNAAREMHPFFFAKGPAFMPKCKLKPFNNIDLFPLFCKILDVECPAVNGTLSHITKCLKKHQEDVTVIAYRMITIATTISMTLVGIIAAIVMFYIKKRRLGTRSYGRILEDLEAQCHWDESYDNQNPTCKLNHFRDLFIISCHTNSRGSVKYRKSLFHCR; encoded by the exons ATGAATGCTGTAGTGACATTTActttaatatttattgttttacTTAATGCCAGATATGGATTGTTGATATCGCAACATCCAAAACTATTGGTGGTATCTTACGATGCTTTCAG ATATGACTACTTCAATAAGAATCTGACACCTTTCATGAAGAAATTGAAACATGAAAGCACCTATGCAGATTATATAATGAATATCTTTGTCACAAAAACTTTTCCCAATCATCACAGCATGGCCACAGGATTATATGcagaaacacatggtgtagtagACAGCGTGTTCTATGACCCTGTTTCTGGGAACACTACCAAATACTCTTACAATTTATATCATTATAACAACCGAGTGCTTCCTATATGG ACTGTTAACGAGAAGGCAGGAGCACAAAGGAGAAGTGGCACAATGATGTGGCCTGGTGGAATTTATGAATATCAAGGAATCTCACCCACATTTGCGCat AATTTCAACGAGACTACACCTTGGGAAGAGAGAATAGACACTTTATTATCATGGTTCATTCATCCCAATCGTCCAATAAACTTTGGTATATTGTATATCGAAGAACCAGATTTCCATGGTCATATCTATGGGATAAATGGTCCTGTGTTTGACAACATTCTGAGGAAATTAGACAACATAACAAAGTATTTGCATCATAAAATAGAACAACATGGTTTGCATGATTTAAACGTTGTTCATTTAAGCGATCATGGTATGGCAGCTGTTAAGTTGGACAGGATAATAGATCTAACAAAGTATATAAACAGTTCTGACTATAAATTCGTGGGTACTTCGCCGGGTTTACACATTTTTCCTAATCCTG GTAAAGCAGATGCTATTTATCAAGCATTGAAAGAAGCTGCAGAAAAAACAATGACGTTCAAGGTCTATAAGAGAGAAGAGATTCCTCAAAAGTACCATTACGGAAACAATACTCGTGTTGGTCCGATTTTTGTTATTGCAGAAGTGGGATATGCGTTCCAGAATCTACTTGAAACCATAGATTATTATAAGAAGACGTACAATATTACAG TAAACAGTGAGTCAGAGTTTGGTTTGCATGGCTACGACAACGCGGCGCGAGAAATGCATCCATTCTTCTTCGCAAAAGGTCCTGCATTTATGCCTAAGTGCAAACTGAAACCTTTTAACAATATAGATCTATTCCCTCTATTTTGTAAGATACTCGATGTAGAGTGCCCTGCGGTAAATGGTACTTTATCACATATAACTAAGTGCCTTAAGAAGCATCAAGAGGATGTAACAGTAATTGCTTACAGAATGATAA CCATAGCTACTACTATCTCGATGACGTTGGTGGGAATCATAGCAGCGATAGTAATGTTTTATATAAAGAAACGTCGATTGGGTACAAGGAGTTACGG AAGAATACTGGAAGATTTGGAAGCACAGTGCCATTGGGATGAAAGTTACGATAATCAAAATCCTACTTGCAA ATTAAACCATTTCCGAgatttattcattatttcatGTCACACGAATAGTAGAGGGAGTGTTAAGTATAGAAAATCCCTTTTTCACTGTAGATGA
- the LOC117226490 gene encoding bis(5'-adenosyl)-triphosphatase enpp4 isoform X2 translates to MNAVVTFTLIFIVLLNARYGLLISQHPKLLVVSYDAFRYDYFNKNLTPFMKKLKHESTYADYIMNIFVTKTFPNHHSMATGLYAETHGVVDSVFYDPVSGNTTKYSYNLYHYNNRVLPIWTVNEKAGAQRRSGTMMWPGGIYEYQGISPTFAHNFNETTPWEERIDTLLSWFIHPNRPINFGILYIEEPDFHGHIYGINGPVFDNILRKLDNITKYLHHKIEQHGLHDLNVVHLSDHGMAAVKLDRIIDLTKYINSSDYKFVGTSPGLHIFPNPGKADAIYQALKEAAEKTMTFKVYKREEIPQKYHYGNNTRVGPIFVIAEVGYAFQNLLETIDYYKKTYNITVNSESEFGLHGYDNAAREMHPFFFAKGPAFMPKCKLKPFNNIDLFPLFCKILDVECPAVNGTLSHITKCLKKHQEDVTVIAYRMITIATTISMTLVGIIAAIVMFYIKKRRLGTRSYGRILEDLEAQCHWDESYDNQNPTY, encoded by the exons ATGAATGCTGTAGTGACATTTActttaatatttattgttttacTTAATGCCAGATATGGATTGTTGATATCGCAACATCCAAAACTATTGGTGGTATCTTACGATGCTTTCAG ATATGACTACTTCAATAAGAATCTGACACCTTTCATGAAGAAATTGAAACATGAAAGCACCTATGCAGATTATATAATGAATATCTTTGTCACAAAAACTTTTCCCAATCATCACAGCATGGCCACAGGATTATATGcagaaacacatggtgtagtagACAGCGTGTTCTATGACCCTGTTTCTGGGAACACTACCAAATACTCTTACAATTTATATCATTATAACAACCGAGTGCTTCCTATATGG ACTGTTAACGAGAAGGCAGGAGCACAAAGGAGAAGTGGCACAATGATGTGGCCTGGTGGAATTTATGAATATCAAGGAATCTCACCCACATTTGCGCat AATTTCAACGAGACTACACCTTGGGAAGAGAGAATAGACACTTTATTATCATGGTTCATTCATCCCAATCGTCCAATAAACTTTGGTATATTGTATATCGAAGAACCAGATTTCCATGGTCATATCTATGGGATAAATGGTCCTGTGTTTGACAACATTCTGAGGAAATTAGACAACATAACAAAGTATTTGCATCATAAAATAGAACAACATGGTTTGCATGATTTAAACGTTGTTCATTTAAGCGATCATGGTATGGCAGCTGTTAAGTTGGACAGGATAATAGATCTAACAAAGTATATAAACAGTTCTGACTATAAATTCGTGGGTACTTCGCCGGGTTTACACATTTTTCCTAATCCTG GTAAAGCAGATGCTATTTATCAAGCATTGAAAGAAGCTGCAGAAAAAACAATGACGTTCAAGGTCTATAAGAGAGAAGAGATTCCTCAAAAGTACCATTACGGAAACAATACTCGTGTTGGTCCGATTTTTGTTATTGCAGAAGTGGGATATGCGTTCCAGAATCTACTTGAAACCATAGATTATTATAAGAAGACGTACAATATTACAG TAAACAGTGAGTCAGAGTTTGGTTTGCATGGCTACGACAACGCGGCGCGAGAAATGCATCCATTCTTCTTCGCAAAAGGTCCTGCATTTATGCCTAAGTGCAAACTGAAACCTTTTAACAATATAGATCTATTCCCTCTATTTTGTAAGATACTCGATGTAGAGTGCCCTGCGGTAAATGGTACTTTATCACATATAACTAAGTGCCTTAAGAAGCATCAAGAGGATGTAACAGTAATTGCTTACAGAATGATAA CCATAGCTACTACTATCTCGATGACGTTGGTGGGAATCATAGCAGCGATAGTAATGTTTTATATAAAGAAACGTCGATTGGGTACAAGGAGTTACGG AAGAATACTGGAAGATTTGGAAGCACAGTGCCATTGGGATGAAAGTTACGATAATCAAAATCCTACTT ATTAA